In a genomic window of Cynocephalus volans isolate mCynVol1 chromosome 1, mCynVol1.pri, whole genome shotgun sequence:
- the LRRC3 gene encoding leucine-rich repeat-containing protein 3, with protein MGPWGRQSPLSLLIPAQGSCLFFLFCLRLSASCPQTCQCPEHAGAVAVHCSARGLQEIPKDIPAEAVLLKLDANRISRIPNGAFQHLNQLRELDLSQNAIETIGPAAFSGLAGGLRLLDLSHNHIRRVPKDALGKLSAKIRLSHNPLHCECDLQEALWELKLDPDSVDEMACHTAVQEELVGKPLIQALDSGVSFCSVQHKTTDVAMLVTMFGWFAMVITYVVYYVRHNQEDARRHLEYLKSLPSAPISKDPLSPAP; from the coding sequence ATGGGTCCCTGGGGCAGACAGAGCCCCTTGTCCCTGCTGATCCCCGCCCAAGGGTCttgcctcttcttcctcttctgcctGCGCCTTAGCGCCTCCTGCCCGCAGACCTGCCAGTGCCCTGAGCACGCTGGGGCCGTGGCTGTCCACTGCAGTGCACGGGGCCTGCAGGAGATCCCCAAGGACATCCCCGCTGAGGCCGTGCTGCTGAAGCTGGATGCCAACAGAATCTCCCGCATCCCCAATGGAGCCTTCCAGCACCTGAACCAGTTGAGAGAGCTGGACCTGTCTCAAAACGCCATTGAAACTATTGGCCCTGCGGCCTTCTCGGGCCTGGCCGGGGGCTTGCGGCTGCTGGACCTGTCCCACAATCACATCCGAAGAGTTCCGAAGGACGCCCTGGGTAAACTGAGTGCCAAGATCCGCCTGTCTCACAACCCGCTGCACTGCGAGTGTGACCTGCAGGAGGCTCTGTGGGAGCTGAAGCTGGACCCCGATTCGGTGGATGAGATGGCCTGCCACACTGCAGTGCAGGAGGAGCTGGTGGGGAAGCCACTGATCCAGGCTCTGGACTCCGGTGTCAGCTTCTGCAGCGTCCAGCACAAGACTACCGACGTGGCCATGCTGGTCACCATGTTCGGCTGGTTTGCCATGGTCATCACCTATGTTGTCTACTATGTGCGCCACAACCAGGAGGACGCCAGGAGGCACCTGGAGTACCTGAAGTCCCTTCCCAGCGCCCCCATCTCTAAAGATCCCCTCAGCCCGGCGCCCTAG